A portion of the Malania oleifera isolate guangnan ecotype guangnan chromosome 3, ASM2987363v1, whole genome shotgun sequence genome contains these proteins:
- the LOC131151121 gene encoding cytochrome P450 711A1 — translation MYLAVETLQKLIEVGLACTRASLVSAVCTLVAFLAGVVGYFYGPYWGVRRVPGPPALPILGHLPLLAKYGPDVFCILAKRYGPIFRFHMGRQPLVIVADPELCREVGIKKFKDIPNRSIPSPIAASPLHQKGLFFTRDARWSTIRNSIISVYQPSHLANLVPTMQAVIASATKSLASPKEEDLTFSNLSLKLATDVIGQAAFGVNFGLSKPQTVGNSVNSFAAKNDNNEEVSDFINQHIYSTTTLKMDLSGSFSTVLGLLIPILQEPFRQILKRIPGTMDWKVNRINQKLSNRLDEIVAKRMKDKDRKSKDFLSLILSARESETALKDVFSPDYISAITYEHLLAGSTTTSFTLTSIIYLVSGHPEVEKKLLEEIDGFGPHDQIPTAHDLQHRFPYLDQVIKEAMRFYTVSPLVARETSTQVEIGGYLLPKGTWVWLALGVLAKDPKNFPEPDKFKPERFDPNCKELKRRHPYAHIPFGLGPRACIGQKFSLQEIKLSLIHLYRKYVFRHSPSMEKPLELEYGMVLNFKKDVKFRVIERA, via the exons atgtATTTGGCTGTCGAGACCCTGCAGAAATTGATAGAGGTAGGACTGGCCTGCACAAGAGCTTCCCTTGTGTCAGCTGTATGCACACTTGTGGCCTTTCTGGCAGGAGTGGTGGGCTACTTCTATGGTCCCTATTGGGGTGTTAGAAGGGTACCTGGCCCTCCAGCTCTTCCTATTCTAGGACACCTTCCCTTGCTTGCTAAGTACGGCCCTGATGTCTTCTGCATCCTCGCTAAAAGATATGGTCCCATTTTCAG GTTTCACATGGGTAGACAGCCTTTGGTAATTGTGGCAGATCCTGAGCTTTGTAGGGAAGTTGGAATAAAGAAATTCAAAGACATTCCCAACAGAAGCATTCCCTCTCCCATTGCAGCCTCCCCTCTTCACCAAAAGGGTCTCTTCTTTACCAG GGATGCCAGATGGTCAACCATCCGAAACAGCATTATATCAGTTTACCAGCCATCACACCTAGCCAACTTAGTGCCCACCATGCAAGCAGTCATTGCATCTGCAACTAAAAGTCTTGCATCCCCCAAAGAAGAGGATCTTACTTTCTCTAATCTCTCCCTCAAATTGGCCACTGATGTGATTGGACAAGCTGCCTTTGGTGTCAACTTTGGCCTCTCTAAACCACAGACAGTTGGCAATTCAGTCAACAGCTTCGCTGCCAAAAATGACAACAATGAAGAAGTTTCGGACTTCATCAATCAACACATATACTCCACAACAACACTTAAAATGGACCTATCAGGCTCTTTTTCTACGGTACTGGGTTTACTCATCCCCATACTCCAAGAGCCGTTTAGGCAGATCCTAAAACGAATACCAGGCACCATGGACTGGAAAGTCAACAGGATTAATCAGAAATTGAGCAATCGTCTTGATGAGATTGTTGCAAAGAGAATGAAAGACAAGGACCGAAAGTCAAAGGATTTCTTATCACTAATTTTGAGCGCAAGGGAATCAGAGACAGCCCTGAAAGATGTTTTCTCCCCAGACTACATCAGTGCAATTACTTATGAGCACCTACTCGCTGGCTCAACCACAACATCCTTTACTTTGACTTCAATTATCTATCTAGTTTCTGGGCATCCAGAAGTTGAGAAGAAGTTACTTGAAGAGATTGATGGATTTGGTCCACACGATCAAATACCAACTGCTCATGATCTTCAACACAGATTTCCCTATCTTGATCAG GTGATTAAAGAGGCAATGAGGTTCTACACTGTTTCCCCATTAGTTGCAAGAGAAACATCAACTCAAGTAGAAATTGGGGGTTACCTTCTCCCAAAG GGCACATGGGTCTGGTTAGCACTAGGTGTTCTAGCAAAAGACCCAAAGAACTTCCCGGAACCCGACAAGTTCAAGCCAGAGAGGTTTGATCCAAATTGTAAGGAACTGAAACGAAGGCATCCTTATGCACACATACCCTTCGGACTAGGGCCTCGGGCTTGCATCGGCCAGAAATTCTCCCTGCAAGAAATAAAGCTCTCACTGATTCATCTATATCGGAAATATGTATTTCGGCACTCACCTAGCATGGAAAAGCCTCTAGAGCTCGAGTATGGCATGGTTCTTAACTTCAAGAAAGATGTCAAGTTCAGAGTTATTGAACGAGCATGA